The genomic window CCTTCTTTAATAATATTTCCTTTTGACCAACGAAAAAAATATATAATCAGGATTTATCACTCTTTTATAATCGAATGCTTTTTTTCTGTTTGAGTACTACTAATGGGTTCAACAATTTTTTGCAGTTGCAAAGATAGGGCAAATATGACTGGAAAATAAATATAGATTTGGCTATTCTACAAAACCATCTAAAGAAGAAAGGATATATTTGAAATGTATAACAGGAAGGATTCTTATTATAGAAAAGCAAAAAAAGAAGGATATCGCTCTCGGGCGGCATATAAGCTCATAGAGATAAATGATAAATACAAGCTATTGAAGAAAGGGATGATTGTAGCAGATATTGGATGCGCTCCCGGTGGTTGGTCACAGGTTGCACTTGATAAGGTAGGGAGTAAAGGTAAAGTAATAGGAGTAGATATCCTGACTATCAAACCCCTTGGCAATGAAAATTATCATTTCATAAACGGCGATTTTACTTCCTTAGAAATTATGGAGACGATAAAGGAAACTGCAGGTGTGCCTTTCGACCTTGTTTTGTCAGATATATCGCCAAATACTACGGGCATAAAAGTTCGCGACCAAGCATTGAGTTTAGAGATTTGCCAGTTAGTTTTTAGGTTTTCTCTGTCGGTATTGAAAGAGGGCGGAGATTTGCTTATGAAGATATTTCAGAGTGATGATATGAAAACTCTTGTAAGTGAATTACGCAACAGTTTTGAAAAAGTCAAAATAGTAAAACCTAAATCATCAAGGAAGGAATCGGGTGAAGTATATCTTCTTGCTCAAAAGAAAAAATAGGAATTCGTTATGGACGCTTCAAAGATGACGGGAGAAAAAAGAATGAATTTTTATGATTTGACTCCTGCTGAGCTCGAATCAATTTTTAAGAGGAAAGCGTATGAGAATTATCGCCTGAAGCAGATATTCAACTGGGTTTATGGAAGAGATGTCATAAATGCTGAAAAGATGAAGAATCTTCCCCAATCAATTAGAGATGAAATCACTGAAATATTCACTTTTGAGATACCTAAAATAGTAAAAGTCATGAATTCATCTGATGGTAGTTCGAAATATATTTTCAAGGCTCTCGATGAAACAGCATTTGAATCAGTCCTTATTCCTGATGGCAAAAAACTTACCCTATGTATCTCTACTCAGGCAGGATGCCGAATGAATTGTAGTTTTTGCTATACAGGTAAGCAGGGATTGAAGAGAAATTTAGCGACAAGTGAAATTGTTAGTCAATATATTCTTGTGAGAAGAATAGTAGAACAACAAATAACAAATATTGTTTTTATGGGTATGGGAGAGCCCTTTGACAATATAATGAATTTGAAAAAAGCTATCGATATACTTACATCTCCCTATACTCTTTCCTTTTCTCCTCGCCGAATAACGGTTTCAACATGTGGACTTATCGATGAAATGAAAAATTTCTGCCAATGGGCACCGCGTGTCAATATAGCAATATCTCTGAATTCGCCATTTGATGAAACAAGAAGCAAGTTGATGCCCATTAATAAAAGATACAGTTTAAAAGAGCTTATAACAGCCTGCAAATCTATTAATCTTCCAAACAGGCGGAGAATAACATTTGAATATATTATGTTGAAAGGAATCAACGATAGAAAGGAAGACATAAGAGAGTTGAAAAAGATTTTGAGAAACATTAAATGCAAAGTCAATTTGATAAAGTTCAATTCCTATCCGGGGTGTAAATACAGCCCGTCATCAGATGAGGATATGAAGGAATTTGCTGATTTGCTTCGCACTTCAGGCATTACAGTTATGATTAGAAAAAGTCGCGGCAAAGATATAATGGCTGCCTGTGGACAACTGGGAAAAGCTGTATCATTTTGATTGATTTGTGCGTCTCT from Candidatus Schekmanbacteria bacterium includes these protein-coding regions:
- a CDS encoding RlmE family RNA methyltransferase translates to MYNRKDSYYRKAKKEGYRSRAAYKLIEINDKYKLLKKGMIVADIGCAPGGWSQVALDKVGSKGKVIGVDILTIKPLGNENYHFINGDFTSLEIMETIKETAGVPFDLVLSDISPNTTGIKVRDQALSLEICQLVFRFSLSVLKEGGDLLMKIFQSDDMKTLVSELRNSFEKVKIVKPKSSRKESGEVYLLAQKKK
- the rlmN gene encoding 23S rRNA (adenine(2503)-C(2))-methyltransferase RlmN is translated as MDASKMTGEKRMNFYDLTPAELESIFKRKAYENYRLKQIFNWVYGRDVINAEKMKNLPQSIRDEITEIFTFEIPKIVKVMNSSDGSSKYIFKALDETAFESVLIPDGKKLTLCISTQAGCRMNCSFCYTGKQGLKRNLATSEIVSQYILVRRIVEQQITNIVFMGMGEPFDNIMNLKKAIDILTSPYTLSFSPRRITVSTCGLIDEMKNFCQWAPRVNIAISLNSPFDETRSKLMPINKRYSLKELITACKSINLPNRRRITFEYIMLKGINDRKEDIRELKKILRNIKCKVNLIKFNSYPGCKYSPSSDEDMKEFADLLRTSGITVMIRKSRGKDIMAACGQLGKAVSF